The Marinomonas profundi DNA segment AACCATTCAAGCGGAAGGCGGCGTCAACGTTGCCAGCAAAGCGTGGATGCAGAAGCTAGAAAAACTCGCCAAAGAGTTCGGTGCCGTATTGATCGTCGATGACATCCAAGTGGGCTGCGGCCGCACAGGGTCTTATTTCAGCTTTGATGACATGGGCATCAACCCAGACATCATCACCTTGGCCAAAGGCATTGGCGGCGCAGGCACACCAATGGCAATGAATTTGGTACACCCTGATTTGGACAAGCATTGGTCGCCGGGCGAACACACCGGCACCTTCCGTGGGCAGAACTTGTCCTTCGTGGCGGGTGAAGTGGCGTTAAGTTACTTTGAAGACGACTCGCTAATGTCGGTCGTTATGGAAAAAGTAAAACAAGTACGCGATGCACTAGAACCCTTGGTGAGCGAAAACAGCGCCAAAGAGCTGCGTGGTAAAGGCTTGATCCTTGGCCTAGACATGGGCAGTGGCGAAGTAGCCGCAAAAGTGGTGCAACGCTGCTTTCAGAAAGGCTTAATGCTCGGCGCTTGCGGTAGCGGCGGTCGAGTACTAAAAATCATTCCACCATTAACCATTCCAGAGACAGACCTCGCGGAAGGCTTGGATATTTTGAAAGACGCTGTACGTTTTGTGATGGAGGACGTTGCATGATTGAACGCGATGATATGACCTTTACCTTTGCTGAATATCAACGCCGCTTGGGTGAACTGCGCACTCGCATTGCCGAGCGCCGTTTGGACGCGGTGGTAGTCACTGACCCAGAAAACATTACCTATTTAACCGATTACCAAACCACAGGGTATTCGTTTTTTCAGGCGCTGGTGATTCCGCTCGAAAAAGAGCCCTTCATGATTACTCGTGCATTGGAAGAATCGAATATTTTTGCTCGTACTTGGGTTGAGTTAACCAGACCTTATCCAGACACAGGCGATGCGATTCAGATGCTCGTCGACGCGCTACGTGAATTTGGTTTGGCAGACAAACGCATCGGTTACGAACGCAATAGTTACTTCTTCCCTGCTTACCAACAGGATTGCATTCATACCACCTTAAAAAATGCCAAACTCATGGATTGCTTCGGCATTGTGGAAGAAGGTCGAATCTGCAAGTCGCAAGAAGAAATAGCCATCATGCGTCGTGCCGCCTTGGCAACAGAAGCGGGCATGAAAGCCGGTATTGAGGTTTGTCGCCCCGGCATTACGGAAAATGAAATCGCGGCCGAAATCGCCGCGGCCATGTTCCGTGCTGGCGGTGAAACGCCTGCCGTCATGCCTTACGTCACCTCTGGCCCACGAACCATGATTGGTCACGCCACTTTTGAAGGCCGCACAGTGCAACCAAACGAGCATGTCTTTTTAGAAGTGGGTGGTTGTTATCGCCGTTATCACACGGCCATGATGCGTACTGTCATTCTTGGCGAATTATCCGACGCCATGTATCAATCGCAAGAAATCATGAAGCGCGCGCTCAATGAGATTCATCGAGTGGTGCAACCGGGCATGACGGTGTCGGACGTGGATAACATGGTGCGCAACATCATTATGGACAACCAAGTTGGCGCGAGTTTAATCACCCGTTCTGGTTATTCCATTGGCATCGCCTTCCCGCCAAGTTGGGATGAAGGTTACATCATCAGCTTAAAACAAGGCAATTCTGCGATACTAAAACCCGGTATGACCTTCCATATGATTCCGTGGATGTGGGGCATTGAAGGCGATAAAACTTGTGGTATTTCAGACACCATCGAGATCACCGAAGACGGCTGCCGTTCTTTCTTTAACATGGATCGGGACTTCACAGTGAAATCCGGTGTCGCCGTACCGCAGGAAAAGAAAACCATAGACCTGTCCGGCACCTTGCCGATGAAAGAAGACGACAAGAAATCCAAATCAAACACCAAACAGTCTGAAAAAGCAGCCAGCTGATACGAGGTGACTATGTTAAAAACAATTAACCCAACCACAGGACAAGCCTTGCCTCCCTGCCCGGCTTTAACATTAGACGAAGCCCACGCAGCCATCGATAAGGTGGCAAAAGGGTTTGCCTCGTGGAAAGCCAAAACTTTTTCTGAACGAGCGGCCGTATTAAAAGCCGTGGCGGCTTCCCTACGGGAAAACAAAAGCGAGCTAGCCAATTTAATGGCAGTGGAAATGGGCAAGCCCGTAAAAGAAGGCCTTGCCGAGGTTGAGAAAAGCGCATGGTGCGCGGACTATTACGCAGAAAACGGCGCTGATTTTTTAGCGCCCGAAACCTTAGCGTCAGACGCCAGCCACAGTTATGTGCAATATCCACCGCTTGGCACAGTTTTGGGCATCTTGCCTTGGAACGCACCGGTTTGGTTGGCGTTACGTTTTCTCGCGCCCGCCTTGATGGCGGGCAATACTTGCGTGTTAAAAGCCGATCCCAATGTGCCTGCTACGGCCAACAAATTGGTCGAATGTTTTTATCAAGCGGGGGTACCAGAAGACGTGGTCACTAACTTAGCCGTGCCGAATTCGGTGGCGAGCAAAATGATCGATCACCCACAGGTGAAAGCCGTGTCTTTTACCGGCTCTAGCAAGGCGGGACAATCCATTGCCTCGCAAGCCGCAGCGGGACTAAAACCCGCCGTATTAGAACTGGGCGGCTCAGATCCTTGTATATTAATGGCCGATGCGGATTTGGAAAAAGCCCTCGATATTATCACCTTGTCGCGCATGGTCAACGCGGGGCAATCGTGTATATCAGTGAAGCGGTTATTCGTCGAAAAAGCAATTTACAACCAAGTCTGCGACGCCTTGCGAGAACGCTTTAGCAAACTAAAATGCGGCGACCCAAGAGACGAAAGCAATAACCTAGGGCCATTGGCTCGGGAAGACTTACGTGACCAACTGCACCAGCAAGTGTCACAAAGCATCGACGCCGGTGCTCGCTGTTTAACAGGAGGCGATTTGCCTTCTCGCTCGGGCTACTTCTATCCGCCCACCCTATTGGTTGACGTAAAACCCGGCATGGCGGTATTTGAAGAAGAAACCTTTGGCCCAGTACTCAGCGTGACGCCGATTGAGAATATTGATCAAGCACTGGAACTGGCAAACAACACCGAATACGGCCTAGGCGCCAGTATTTGGACACGCAGCCAAGTGGCTATAGATCGAGCCATCCAGACACTGGAGTCAGGACAAATTGCCGTCAACGGCATCGTAAAAAGCGACCCAAGACTGCCATCAGGCGGGATTGGTAAATCCGGCTATGGGCGTGAACTTGGCCCGCAAGGCATCCGTGAATTTGTTAACGTACAACAGATTTGGATTGCTTAACGTTATATTACTATCATGCTTAAAACCCATTAAAAGAGCCTCAATATGAGGCCCTTTTTTCATCTGAACAATAAGACAACTCGCCGTCTTACTTGAATGTTTAAGCGATGGTGACGCTGTCGGCTGTCGCGGAAAGTTGCTTTTATTCGTTGGATTGTTTGGGTTGATGAAGACTAGGCGCTAATTTTCATCTGACCCTAAACTCAATAACCTAGGGCCATTGGCTCGGGAAGACTTACGTGACCAACTGCACCAGCAAGTGTCACAAAGCATCGACGCCGGTGCTCGCTGTTTAACAGGAGGCAATTTGCCTTCTCGCTCGGGCTACTTCTATCCGCCCACCCTATTGGTTGACGTAAAACCCGGCATGGCCGTGTTTGAAGAAGAAACCTTTGGCCCAGTGCTCAGCGTGACGCCGATTGAGAACATTGATCAAGCACTGGAACTGGCAAACGACACAGAATACGGCCTAGGTGCCAGTATTTGGACACGCAGCCAAACCGCCATCGATCAAGCCATCCAGACACTGGAATCAGGGCAAATTGCCGTCAACGGCATCGTAAAAAGCGACCCAAGACTGCCATCGGGCGGCATTGGAAAATCCGGCTATGGTCGTGAGCTTGGCCCGCAAGGCATCCGTGAATTTGTTAACGTACAACAGATTTGGATTGCTTAACGTTATATTACTATCATGCTTAAAACCCATTAACAGAGTCTCAAATTGAGGGCTTTGGTTAGTTTAGCGACTAAAAACTTACCTATTTTCTTCAAGAAGCTCTCTTTCAAGCCTAGATATATCAACAAAGTTTTCTAGTCCGATCCACAATATTTGAAGGATCAACTTAACCTGGATAAGACCAAGTAAAACTAAAGCAGAAAAGGATACGCCTTTAAGATACGGGGCATAGGGCTGCACAAAGCTAACTTTAGAAAGTGCGTAATAAGCAAACACTTGAGTAAGACATACAAACAATACAACACTGCTGGCGGTGATTACATCGCTTAGACTCCCCATTCTTTCGATAACAGGAGACATACTTTGGCGTTCCTTAGCAAGCTTTCTCATTTGTGCTTCAGCATCAATTTTCATTAATGCGAGCCAAGCACCAATCACCCCAAATAAAATAGATGATATAGTGATCATACTGCCAGCGATTGAAACCTGATCTATCCCCTTAACGTTCGTGCCAGGGAAATAAGCAAAAATAGTAATAACCAAAAAGCAGCACCAAACGAAAACGTTAAACCGACGACAAAACGTTAAACCGACGACAAAACGTTTCATTTGCATGCAATTTAGCAAATACCTCTGGCCACTTTCTGAGCAAATTCATCATAAAATCACTCCGTCCGATAGATTGATTTTAGCACAATAGCGCTTTCACGAACTACGTAGAAAAGAACCAAATCGTGATAAAAGCTCTTTGTGGAATGCATCTTGATCAGGAAACTCTCTATTACCTTTTTGAGTTTTAAGATTAATAGTGTCGCCTTCCTTACTATAGCTTCCTGATAACCAGTACTCCCGACCATGCCCACTAATTTGAAAGCCCACGTTAAAAGCTTGCTCCTTAGTAAACTGCTCAAAATTTTGCTCTAGTTCTTCCACTTCACTTTTAAGCATGCCCGCAACTGGCACAACCATCCGTATTTGGCGCTTTTTATCAAAGTCCCCACTGTGGTTCATATACCCAGCTACAGACTCTTTCGCTTGCCAAAGCTGTCGGTTTGCAGTTTTTGGTATCAGATCTGGTTGCTTAATCTGATAGGTTACTTTGTAAATGTCACTTGCGTACTTTTTAACAGTATCTAGCTCTGAGTCGCCGTACCTGCGATTCCAATCTACTTTTGAAACTAGGCTAGCATTTAATACTTGAGTAGGATCAGATGATTTTTTCTCAGAAAAACCACCGTCTTTGCAGCGATACAAAGAATGACCATTCATGTAAGCCTCAAGATAACTTTTTAACTTGGGAGTTGAGACATAAGGTTTTCCAAAGCCTTTAAACCATAACTGAACAGTAGCCAATCGATTTAACTTAGGGAGGAAAAGGAAATACGCCATAAACCCTGGTATATCATGTACGTCTAGATTACCTCTAGGGTTCTTAGGAATTTCCCCCTTAACAGGTCTATTTCCAGGCAGCGTACTTACTCCTGCTCGCCCTCTGGGCAAAGCAACCCAAAATGCAGCTAAAAAAGTGTCTTGTAATTTAGTGATGTTGTAGCAATAAATTTTTTTTTCATCGGGTATGATATCAGGGCATGTGTTCGCCAACGGTTGACCGGATGCTATGGCCCATTGCTCAACTTCTATAAGTAGCTCTTCTATCCCCAAGCACTTAGGGACATCACTCTTATGAACAATTTGTCTACTGCCTTGTTCTGTCGCTTCGTACAATCCACACTTTTCAATATTGTGTAGAATTAACTCGACCTCAAAATCCGTTGTGCTCAAATGATTTCCTCCATACCCACTGAAAAACTAATGTCTTTGAACTTTAAGTATCTCTATAACCGTTTCACTTGTCACCATTTGAAAACATTTTATTGACTATTTACTGACAAATAGCGGATTGTCTTGCTAGTCTGGGAGGCAGGTCATTGAGGGTACGAGCATGCAGAGGAAAAGCAGGTCTGACATTCGCTGTGAGATCGCTGACGAGGCGATTAAAGAAGAGAACTACGACTGGCATCGCTCTGTGGACTTAGCTATCAAGCGTTACAAGGCGTGGGGAAGTCACTCTTCCGCTGAGTTAGATGACTTGATTGATATTGTCCGTCGTAAGATTGAAGATGAAGAAAAGCTACAGTCAAAAATAAAGCTAGAACAGTATAAGAATTTGAGAGGGTGATAATTCCCACCCGCTCCTAAATTAACTAAATTGGACTTCGAGATGGCTACAAAAGAATATTTGGATGAAGAGCGTATAAAGTTGTGGGCTGCGGTCGAGTCTTTACAACAAGAGCTTTCTTACATAAAAGAAGACTTCAGTAAAAGAACGCCAGAATTTGAAGCAGAAGCAAAACAGTCGTCTAGGAAAGCGTCAGAATATCGAAACAAAACATCGGCTTCAAAAGATACAGCAGATCAAGCACTAGCATCTATTTTATCTATGAAAGAATCAATGGAAGCGCTATATACTCAATTTGATGAAAAAAACACCGAAATACAAAGCTCTTCGATGATATTAAACGAAGCTAAGAAAAAAATTGAAGAGTTTTACTTAAAATCAGATGAGTTCGACACTCTCCTGGCTAAGAAAAGCAAATATGAAGGGCAAGTAAAAGAAATATCTGATTTACATGATAAATCAGAAGATGTCACCTCTAAATTAAGCGTGCTCTATAATTCAGTATTAAAAAAGAAAAAAGAGGTTGACGATCTCTATATAGAAGTATTTGGGTATGACGAACCAGACACAACAGGTAAAAATAAACATATTGATGGTTTGAAAGATGAGCTTAAATCCTCATTCACTAACCTTGAAAGCAG contains these protein-coding regions:
- a CDS encoding NAD-dependent succinate-semialdehyde dehydrogenase, with protein sequence MLKTINPTTGQALPPCPALTLDEAHAAIDKVAKGFASWKAKTFSERAAVLKAVAASLRENKSELANLMAVEMGKPVKEGLAEVEKSAWCADYYAENGADFLAPETLASDASHSYVQYPPLGTVLGILPWNAPVWLALRFLAPALMAGNTCVLKADPNVPATANKLVECFYQAGVPEDVVTNLAVPNSVASKMIDHPQVKAVSFTGSSKAGQSIASQAAAGLKPAVLELGGSDPCILMADADLEKALDIITLSRMVNAGQSCISVKRLFVEKAIYNQVCDALRERFSKLKCGDPRDESNNLGPLAREDLRDQLHQQVSQSIDAGARCLTGGDLPSRSGYFYPPTLLVDVKPGMAVFEEETFGPVLSVTPIENIDQALELANNTEYGLGASIWTRSQVAIDRAIQTLESGQIAVNGIVKSDPRLPSGGIGKSGYGRELGPQGIREFVNVQQIWIA
- a CDS encoding aspartate aminotransferase family protein, yielding MSIFEQRESNIRAYARTYPTVFVTAKNSRQIDENGKEYIDFFAGAGVLNFGHNNPLMKEAMIDYLQKDGVLHSLDMQTQAKAKFMQKFTDVILKPRNMPHRMQFMGPTGTNAVEAAMKLARKATGRHNIVAFSQGFHGMTLGALAATANEYFRQASGVPLLHVSHELFDQAHDQEASLAALDTLASQYRDPSSGIKPPAAFMVETIQAEGGVNVASKAWMQKLEKLAKEFGAVLIVDDIQVGCGRTGSYFSFDDMGINPDIITLAKGIGGAGTPMAMNLVHPDLDKHWSPGEHTGTFRGQNLSFVAGEVALSYFEDDSLMSVVMEKVKQVRDALEPLVSENSAKELRGKGLILGLDMGSGEVAAKVVQRCFQKGLMLGACGSGGRVLKIIPPLTIPETDLAEGLDILKDAVRFVMEDVA
- the doeA gene encoding ectoine hydrolase, coding for MIERDDMTFTFAEYQRRLGELRTRIAERRLDAVVVTDPENITYLTDYQTTGYSFFQALVIPLEKEPFMITRALEESNIFARTWVELTRPYPDTGDAIQMLVDALREFGLADKRIGYERNSYFFPAYQQDCIHTTLKNAKLMDCFGIVEEGRICKSQEEIAIMRRAALATEAGMKAGIEVCRPGITENEIAAEIAAAMFRAGGETPAVMPYVTSGPRTMIGHATFEGRTVQPNEHVFLEVGGCYRRYHTAMMRTVILGELSDAMYQSQEIMKRALNEIHRVVQPGMTVSDVDNMVRNIIMDNQVGASLITRSGYSIGIAFPPSWDEGYIISLKQGNSAILKPGMTFHMIPWMWGIEGDKTCGISDTIEITEDGCRSFFNMDRDFTVKSGVAVPQEKKTIDLSGTLPMKEDDKKSKSNTKQSEKAAS